In Plasmodium chabaudi chabaudi strain AS genome assembly, chromosome: 9, the sequence ataaaatcgaagataataattttttccattttaattgtataatggaaaaattaagaaataaaaaatatgataatattttattaattttcgatgatatacatatgtatcttaataatttattatatttatcaaaacCTTCAAGCTATATATGGATGAGATTACACGAATTGCTCAACCAAGTAGCAAatacattattaaatatacatcAAATGAAAAGAGAGGCATTTAATGAAATCGATTATGATTATCAGGATGAtgacaataaaaatggaagtACTGCAGGAAGTCAAACAATAGAGCAGTCTATCAATGAGGAGGAAAAATTGTCCTTCCAGCTGCTTCTCGGAAAGTTACACCAGGACATCCATTTCGAGGTACTATATCAGGCCAAAAAAATCAGGCCAAAAAAATCAGGCCAAAAAATTACATGCTTTCCCAACATTTCCTGActtgttaatattttttactattttttttttttttttagctaTTTCGAAAATTCAAAAGCAAAGCTGTCTGGAAAACGCTGGAAGGCGGTGAAATAGAATTGGATGACAAATTAACAAAGGCCGATGTCTTTAGGTAAAGCTAGCCCTCCACAATGTTATAAACTATTGCATGAGTATAGACATTggtgtaaaaataaacaaaaatttaactttattttcattcattcatttgttcatattttttttttacagaGAAATGTATAACTGGTGTAAATTACAGCTCGATTTGAAGGACAAACGAAGTGAAATATCCGAATCTGAGAGTGACTCTTCAAAAGATTCATATTAGCAAGttcactatttttttttattatttgagaattttatacttttgttattcttttacaaaaataataatatatagcgATAGGTAGCTAAGGctagtaatatatttcgCTCATTTTACCCCCCCTTTTTCTGTaccttattattattttttttttttttgtgcaTATTAATGATGCAAGAATATACTTATGCACTATACTATCTTAAAAGTGCATATCCAATGTTTCGAGTTATTCTGAACCTATGTTTGGGCTATtaaaatgcatatgtatgcatatatacttaCATGTATACACCTTTTTAAGATTATGTgataatatgcattttattttttctatgtCTGTTTCAGTTTCAAGTTCGTATACCCCATTTTagtattttaattttgcatTTATGTTAAGAtgactttttttattattattattattgttgttgttattatatatctgaattaactttattttgttttaacattttatttatttttaattttaaagcTTTTCAAGGTTTACCccaatatgcatatgcaaaTATGCACACATGTATATACGAATGTGtctattgaaaataattcagtataaaaaaattattataattgtattttttttaataaattaaatgaataagtaaagttaaaattttatagcaaaaatcaaaaaaaatatagaaaatcgGTTATATAACGAAACATTACGGAAATAAGCATAGCGAGTGAAtggaatataaataacgACATCATTCACATATTTTcagaatttttaatttcccTTTCTCATAATGTGAAATAAATTGTTCgccatacatatattatttattacaagacaaaaaaaaaatctaaaacaaataataatcaaataataattataaaaaaaaaaaatgttgaaatattataaaaaggctagcactttttttttttttttttttttttttttaattttgctacaaaaagaataaatatttttgttccTTAAAAaggttatatatttataatataagtatatatatatcataattaggtgataaaaaattgtctttatgtttatataattttagaCTTAAACTAGTTTTCAAAAATTGTACTATCATTGTTTGCtttatcaatatattttaaaatttgatttattGGCTTATAATTAAGAATGATGtcttcctttttattttcttcatataaattttctcCTTGagaattttcatttatatctttttgggaataattaaacattttttcatatttactTTCATCAATCGATCcaaaatatgcaatattATCTCCTCGAATTATTAAGTTTCCtaaaaatgtgtaaaaaaaagtacaccataaaataataaaaaaaacgaaacaAGCATTATGACCATATATAAACTCTCAATTTGCAACACAATGTAAAATACGTATTTAACATTATGGACAAGCGACTTTTGTAACTATGCCTATGTCCATTCAAATTTCTATTCTTAATATGTtctcatcatttttttcaacccAAAATGTAATACCTACTATtgtcatattattttacttaCCAACATAAACGtcagaaaaataattctgttcaggtattataattttttcaacacAGTgagttaaaaatatatttccatgTTGGTCATATGTTCTTAGTATACCttaaaattggaaaataaataaatacataattatttagaCCTTGCATTTGGGAATGTAGCTATTATATGAGGTGTACATATAACACGTATTGATAGATATGtactttttcatttttcatttacatacctaaatataatttgttatctctcgaagaaataaaaatgtatgtatCTATATCTTCTTCAAAGCTACTTAGCCATAGTGGGTTGAATATTTGTTCCATCTTTCTGGAgaggaagaaaaaaaatatcttttcaatttttatttatattctttctttttaattaatttattataacttcttctatattatggttataaatttttatattttatgccGATTAATAGGTTCCAATTCATTGCAAGTATTCATTCAAGggtttgtttttttctctctCTCCCTCTCTCTCTTATTTTcgattgttttattatatttttttgtgataAAAGTCGACTATAGAGTAGTACTTACTTTCTTTGTTACACGATTTTACATCACGTTCTATTATGTCAATTTTATtcgatttattttattaaaacgcgttcataaaatgatgtaaaaaaattatatttttttcataaggAATACGTCGcacaatatattaattatgttATATCATACTACCTAATCAAACAATGTTAAAACagttaaatatttcttttttatttaaaaaaatgtatttaaaaaatttttaaaaattaaaaaaaaaaaaaaaaaaaaataaaataatacaatcaCTACTGACCGAAAATAATTGCAGCGAaagatatttattaattaaaatgtaataaataaaaacaactaaataaaataaatcgaataaatgaaatagttaaaaataatgtaaaaccAAATAAACatcaaataatgaataaaattatattttattaaaaattctcGATAGATATGAAAATTTCCTAAATCAGTCAGTACAGTAGTACCTGCACAACTTTGGGTACACAAAACTGAAAACAAAATGGGTAACcatataatcatttttatttttttttcatttcattCTTTATGTCATTCTTTATTCTCTTAATTggtcataaaaataaaaggatAAACATTCGGAAAAAagcaaaatattaataatataagcaCATGactgatgaaaataaatcgttgtttttttctgctctcattttgatttattaaattttttttttaacttttttctAAGACGCTAACGGTGttaaactatttttataatttttattacacatgcaaaatatatttttttaaacctTCTCCTATTTTTTGCTTGTtcctatattttataaaatatttttcatatctCGTATAACAAAATGTAACGGATTTTGTTCTACACACCTTTCCTATgtcaaacaaaaaaattacgaAAATATTTGTAAGCCATTCCAAAATTGTTTTGAAAATTGCCTACCCattttctgtttttttcaatttgcATACTTTCACAAGggcaataaaaataatatctttgtattttttttttttttttacaaccacacaatttttaagttcgacaaaaatattcacCATGCTCTTTAACATATtacactttttatttttcacatgcttgttaataaaaagatgTATGGGTCTAAACATAggaacaaataaaaacaaaccGATGGTTCTTAATTTCATTTCTCGCCATGGTTGCAATAGTATGCTTAGCGAACGGAATGGAAGAACccataatatttcatataaatttgaaaataaaaaaattcgaaATTCTGTTAAGCATactgaaataaataattcacAAAATGATAAACCATTTGAACAAGctgataatgaaaataggatgaaacaaaataataaagaaccCATAATTAATCAAGTCTATACAGACAATAAGCATGGcaattatgataaaaatgattatataaataaattatatgaaaatgaaatatgtaATCCTACCAattataatgtatatatagaaaataataagttggaagaatatatttctGATGTTTCAGTaagtaaaaatgaaatatgcACATTATATGAAGATATGAATTTAGGCcgtttatttgaaaatttggtagcaaaattatattataataaaaaaataaatgggTTCGTGCATCTATATAATGGTCAAGAAGCTATAAGTACTggtgttataaaaaatttaagaaaTTCCGACTTTGTTGTTAGTACATATAGAGATCATGTACATGCACTCAGTAAAAATGTTTCCgcaaaagaaatattaaatgaattatatgGAAACTATTATGGTAGTACGAATCAAGGGAAAGGAGGTtctatgcatatatatagtaaaaaaaataattttatcgGAGGTTTTGGATTTATAGGGGAACAAATACCAATTGCTGTTGGATTAGCATACagcattttatataaaaaagaatttaCTGAAAACTTTTCAGACACCCCCACCTCAGCATATCAAGCCattttggaaaataaaaatacaattgtAAACACCGCTAGCAATGATAAAGATGATcctgaaaaaaatgatgaccAAACTGAACGAACGGATGAAAACGATCTAGATGTAGTGGTATGTTTTTTAGGTGATGGGACAAGTAATATTGGGCAATTTTACGAATCTCTAAATTTAGCATCTACTTATAATTTACCTATCATATTTGttattgaaaataacaaCTGGGCAATTGGAATGGAAGGCTCAAGAAGCTCTTTAGGAG encodes:
- a CDS encoding U6 snRNA-associated Sm-like protein LSm1, putative, which translates into the protein MEQIFNPLWLSSFEEDIDTYIFISSRDNKLYLGILRTYDQHGNIFLTHCVEKIIIPEQNYFSDVYVGNLIIRGDNIAYFGSIDESKYEKMFNYSQKDINENSQGENLYEENKKEDIILNYKPINQILKYIDKANNDSTIFEN
- a CDS encoding pyruvate dehydrogenase E1 component subunit alpha, putative, translated to MLFNILHFLFFTCLLIKRCMGLNIGTNKNKPMVLNFISRHGCNSMLSERNGRTHNISYKFENKKIRNSVKHTEINNSQNDKPFEQADNENRMKQNNKEPIINQVYTDNKHGNYDKNDYINKLYENEICNPTNYNVYIENNKLEEYISDVSVSKNEICTLYEDMNLGRLFENLVAKLYYNKKINGFVHLYNGQEAISTGVIKNLRNSDFVVSTYRDHVHALSKNVSAKEILNELYGNYYGSTNQGKGGSMHIYSKKNNFIGGFGFIGEQIPIAVGLAYSILYKKEFTENFSDTPTSAYQAILENKNTIVNTASNDKDDPEKNDDQTERTDENDLDVVVCFLGDGTSNIGQFYESLNLASTYNLPIIFVIENNNWAIGMEGSRSSLGDLTNNYKKGEAFNVTTYKVDGNDVLSIYKIVKKKIYEIRKKKSGPVLIEAITYRTRGHSLADPDLLRRLDEKNSWKKIDPIIQLSNYMKNNNIVDSTYFENVKKDIQKTLLDAQNDADSNFEKSKNIDVCKLYNDNIFAPSEITKYQTSYSNYKKYDQLSDNELAQYYQSYMNEINGNSIKNEKYYYSQIFDKKELPLIIN